The Pseudophryne corroboree isolate aPseCor3 chromosome 2, aPseCor3.hap2, whole genome shotgun sequence genome has a segment encoding these proteins:
- the NCMAP gene encoding noncompact myelin-associated protein, translated as MATTSQFLNTTLSSVNTTTKSQEQILYQSAGAIVAAIVVGVIIIFSLVLVGLKMYNRRTRTERELGMKSTKATNTPSTRVHNSSISQPTSLTSVPPDIHLENR; from the exons ATGGCAACGACATCTCAATTTCTGAATACAACACTATCTTCAGTAAATACAACGACAAAGTCACAGGAACAGATTCTTTATCAGA GTGCTGGAGCAATAGTTGCTGCTATTGTAGTGGGCGTAATTATCATATTTTCACTGGTGCTTGTTGGCCTCAAGATGTacaacag GCGCACACGGACGGAGAGGGAACTGGGAATGAAAAGCACCAAAGCCACAAATACACCAAGCACACGAGTTCACAACAGTTCCATCAGTCAGCCCACATCTTTAACATCTGTTCCACCTGACATACATCTTGAGAATCGATGA